The following proteins come from a genomic window of Chthoniobacterales bacterium:
- a CDS encoding NADH-quinone oxidoreductase subunit M, giving the protein MILPFIVFLPIAAAVAILLGAPARRTALWAAGLTLGATLLAYLLFEGGRRGFEMVMSFPISADWKINFTLGVDGLSVMMLLLTALVTLAAVWFTGEIGQHPNAFYACLLFIAAGALGAFASLDLFFFYAFHELALIPTFLLIGIWGTGNRQAAAWKITIYLATGSFILLLGLIMLYRAVPEAARSFDFRALHAAAGAIPAAAQGRIFLILLVGFGILVSLFPFHTWAPEAYASAPAPAAMLHAGVLKKFGLYGLLRLALPLLPEGAQQYSTLLIVLLLGNIIYVGLVTIAQKRLDWMLGYSSVMHMGYIFLGIASGTLLGTSGAAVLIFAHGISIALLFAIAGEVRQRTGTLVLEELGGLGKLMPRAGLAFGFAAFASIGLPGFANFAGEVMVLFGAFRNGANPERFGIYQIATVLGLWGIVISAVYMLRAYRRVFMGALGESLGGVTDLRQSLRVPIMLLVAMTIWFGVAPQSFLKLVTPTFKSYFSAKP; this is encoded by the coding sequence ATGATCCTGCCTTTCATTGTCTTTCTTCCGATCGCGGCTGCCGTGGCAATCCTGCTGGGAGCGCCTGCCCGAAGAACGGCTCTTTGGGCTGCAGGCCTGACGCTGGGAGCGACCCTGCTCGCTTACCTTTTATTCGAAGGTGGCCGGCGGGGTTTTGAAATGGTGATGTCGTTTCCCATCAGCGCCGATTGGAAGATCAACTTCACGCTTGGGGTCGACGGACTGAGCGTGATGATGCTGCTCCTCACCGCCCTGGTAACCCTGGCGGCCGTCTGGTTTACCGGCGAAATCGGGCAGCACCCAAATGCCTTTTATGCCTGTCTTCTTTTCATCGCCGCCGGGGCGCTGGGGGCATTCGCGTCGCTCGATCTATTTTTCTTTTATGCCTTCCATGAGCTCGCCCTGATTCCCACCTTCCTTTTGATCGGAATCTGGGGCACGGGTAATCGGCAGGCGGCGGCGTGGAAAATCACGATCTACCTGGCGACCGGAAGTTTCATTCTCCTGCTTGGCCTGATCATGCTTTACCGCGCAGTCCCCGAAGCGGCGCGAAGCTTTGATTTTCGGGCGTTGCACGCGGCCGCAGGGGCGATCCCGGCTGCTGCGCAAGGACGCATCTTCCTTATCCTGCTGGTCGGTTTCGGAATTCTGGTTTCGCTCTTTCCGTTTCACACCTGGGCGCCCGAGGCGTATGCCTCCGCTCCGGCGCCGGCCGCGATGTTGCACGCCGGGGTCCTGAAGAAATTCGGATTGTATGGATTGTTGCGGCTCGCGTTGCCGCTCCTGCCGGAGGGCGCCCAGCAATACAGCACGCTCCTGATCGTGTTGTTGCTCGGCAACATCATCTACGTCGGGTTGGTCACCATCGCGCAAAAGCGGCTCGATTGGATGTTGGGTTACTCGAGCGTAATGCACATGGGTTACATTTTCCTGGGGATCGCCAGCGGTACCCTACTCGGGACCAGCGGAGCCGCGGTTCTGATTTTCGCCCACGGAATTTCCATCGCCCTTCTCTTCGCTATCGCCGGAGAAGTCCGCCAGCGCACCGGGACCCTGGTGCTGGAGGAACTGGGAGGTCTTGGAAAATTAATGCCACGCGCGGGCCTGGCGTTTGGATTCGCCGCCTTCGCGTCGATTGGTCTGCCGGGCTTCGCCAATTTTGCCGGCGAAGTGATGGTGCTTTTCGGCGCTTTCCGGAATGGGGCGAACCCGGAGCGCTTTGGGATTTACCAAATCGCAACCGTGCTGGGTCTCTGGGGGATAGTAATTTCCGCTGTCTATATGTTGCGGGCGTATCGCCGGGTTTTCATGGGCGCGTTGGGGGAATCGCTCGGCGGCGTCACCGACCTCCGCCAGAGCCTCCGCGTTCCAATCATGCTCCTCGTCGCCATGACGATTTGGTTCGGGGTCGCTCCGCAATCGTTCCTCAAGCTGGTCACGCCAACTTTCAAAAGTTATTTCAGCGCGAAACCATGA
- a CDS encoding NADH-quinone oxidoreductase subunit N, translating into MMIAAPSLEIAVLVLGLLVLLFEAFAEGIDKRTFAITAIAGLATVLLASFFLVPAVPDAASSGFWSFYTADPLAIFFKRFALVTTIIVLVMMIDYAPVVRDSIPGATPQSGLGEFFALPIFTCAGLMWMASAIDFVMIFVSLELVSISLYVLVSFTRRNPASLEAGGKYLILSAVSTGFLVYGITWVFGVTGETSLARIATALTQPGIEEGPALFGMVLILVALGFKIAAVPFQIWVPDVYQGAPTPVTAYLSVGSKAAGFVVLLRVLQPFLMLPRMERLLMAMALLTLIYGNLAALPQSNLKRLLAYSSIAHAGYLLIGVVCLDGMAVAYYLVAYLLMTLLSFAVLVVVAKHTGDNIEDFNGLARRSPFLAFAMLIAMASLAGIPFTAGFLGKFYIFNAAIEHHQTALTVVGIITVACGFYYYFKIVRAMYWETPVGDAAVPLSGLSRATMAALIAGIIFLGVYPQPVLNALKGPAVAVTASVNH; encoded by the coding sequence ATGATGATCGCCGCTCCCAGTCTCGAAATCGCGGTGCTCGTTCTCGGTTTGCTCGTGCTCCTCTTTGAAGCGTTCGCGGAGGGAATCGACAAGAGGACGTTTGCGATCACCGCCATCGCCGGTCTTGCTACCGTCTTGCTCGCGAGTTTCTTCCTTGTTCCCGCGGTCCCGGACGCGGCCTCCTCTGGTTTCTGGAGTTTTTACACCGCTGATCCCCTGGCGATTTTTTTCAAACGCTTCGCTCTCGTCACGACCATCATCGTCCTGGTCATGATGATCGATTACGCACCGGTCGTGCGGGATTCGATTCCCGGCGCGACGCCTCAGTCAGGGCTGGGCGAATTCTTTGCGCTCCCGATTTTCACCTGTGCCGGCCTGATGTGGATGGCGTCCGCGATCGATTTCGTGATGATTTTCGTCTCGCTCGAGCTCGTGTCCATTTCGCTTTATGTCCTGGTCAGTTTCACCCGTCGCAATCCCGCTTCTCTTGAGGCCGGGGGGAAATATCTGATCCTGAGTGCTGTCTCGACGGGCTTCCTGGTTTATGGGATCACCTGGGTTTTCGGCGTCACTGGCGAAACCAGTCTTGCCCGGATCGCGACCGCGCTAACCCAACCCGGGATCGAAGAGGGCCCGGCTCTTTTCGGGATGGTTCTTATTCTCGTGGCGCTGGGATTCAAAATCGCCGCGGTGCCTTTTCAAATTTGGGTTCCCGATGTCTACCAAGGCGCGCCCACTCCGGTCACCGCTTACCTTTCCGTGGGATCGAAAGCGGCGGGGTTCGTCGTCCTTTTGCGCGTGCTTCAACCGTTCCTGATGCTGCCTCGAATGGAGCGTCTGCTCATGGCGATGGCGCTGCTTACGCTCATCTATGGAAATCTGGCCGCGCTCCCGCAGAGCAATCTCAAACGGCTCCTCGCTTATTCGAGCATCGCGCACGCGGGTTATCTTCTCATCGGCGTGGTCTGCCTCGATGGGATGGCCGTCGCCTACTACCTCGTCGCTTATCTGCTCATGACGCTCCTGAGCTTCGCCGTCCTGGTGGTAGTGGCGAAACACACCGGCGACAACATCGAAGACTTCAACGGCCTCGCCCGGCGGTCGCCATTCCTGGCTTTCGCGATGTTGATCGCGATGGCGTCGCTTGCGGGCATCCCTTTTACCGCCGGTTTTCTGGGCAAATTCTACATCTTCAATGCCGCCATCGAACACCATCAGACGGCCCTGACGGTCGTTGGCATCATCACAGTTGCCTGCGGCTTTTATTATTACTTCAAGATCGTCCGGGCCATGTACTGGGAAACGCCCGTGGGCGACGCGGCGGTGCCGCTGAGCGGATTGTCGCGGGCGACCATGGCAGCGCTGATCGCCGGCATCATTTTTCTGGGCGTCTATCCGCAGCCCGTCCTAAATGCGCTCAAGGGGCCGGCTGTTGCGGTCACCGCGTCGGTCAACCACTGA
- a CDS encoding HNH endonuclease, with amino-acid sequence MTGKIGGDTVAAIYADVHTLLNTQVLVLNRLWQAVNICSARRAFTLLYQGHAQVVSSDPSNNFLTHDFASWRDFSVTAPDHEVVTTISWKIRVPRVIVLLLFDRLPKKEVKFTRHNVFERDKNMCQYCGGTFERTELNLDHVLPRDKGGLTTWENVVCSCISCNTRKGNRLPHEAHMTLIRRPKRPKWRPFVHVTFTSQHHESWRHFVDLAYWNVELSD; translated from the coding sequence TTGACAGGAAAAATCGGCGGTGATACCGTCGCCGCAATTTACGCCGACGTGCATACCCTGCTTAATACTCAGGTTCTGGTGCTGAATCGCCTCTGGCAGGCCGTCAATATTTGTTCCGCCAGGCGTGCTTTCACCCTGCTTTACCAGGGTCATGCCCAGGTGGTTTCCTCCGATCCTTCCAACAACTTCCTGACCCATGACTTTGCGAGCTGGCGTGATTTTTCCGTGACCGCGCCGGACCATGAGGTCGTCACCACCATCTCGTGGAAGATCCGCGTGCCGAGAGTGATCGTCCTCCTCCTGTTCGATCGGTTGCCGAAAAAGGAAGTGAAGTTCACCCGCCACAACGTTTTCGAGCGCGACAAAAACATGTGCCAGTATTGCGGCGGAACTTTCGAGCGGACCGAATTGAATCTCGACCACGTCCTGCCCCGCGATAAGGGGGGACTGACGACCTGGGAGAACGTGGTTTGCTCGTGCATCTCCTGCAACACGCGCAAGGGAAACCGCCTCCCGCATGAAGCGCACATGACTCTTATCCGAAGACCGAAGCGGCCGAAATGGCGGCCATTTGTCCATGTGACGTTCACGTCGCAACACCACGAAAGCTGGCGGCACTTTGTCGATCTTGCCTACTGGAACGTAGAGCTGAGCGATTGA
- a CDS encoding MarR family transcriptional regulator: MTRSLQAEDYDALADFRYAMRKFLSFSKRTLAHEAKLTPEQYEALLALKAFSASTGLTIGDLSERLQVKHNTAVGIVDKLEAISLLQREPGVLDRRQVFLKLTPEGDRLLAGLAAIHREEMRMRSPEMIEALVRLQK; the protein is encoded by the coding sequence ATGACGCGTTCACTCCAGGCAGAGGATTATGATGCGCTCGCCGATTTCCGGTATGCGATGCGAAAATTTTTGAGCTTCAGTAAGCGAACCCTGGCCCACGAGGCAAAGCTGACCCCCGAACAATATGAGGCGCTCCTGGCGTTGAAGGCGTTTTCCGCTTCGACCGGTCTCACCATCGGCGACTTGAGTGAACGGCTGCAGGTGAAGCACAACACGGCGGTGGGTATCGTGGACAAACTCGAGGCGATATCGCTCCTCCAGCGCGAGCCGGGTGTCCTGGATCGACGTCAGGTTTTCCTGAAGCTGACGCCCGAAGGTGATCGGCTCCTGGCTGGACTGGCCGCGATTCATCGCGAAGAGATGCGGATGCGGAGTCCGGAGATGATCGAGGCTCTTGTGCGGCTGCAGAAGTAG
- a CDS encoding prepilin-type N-terminal cleavage/methylation domain-containing protein: MKTKFGSRQSAFTLVEIMIVVAIIALLAAIAVPGFLRARKRSQASRIINDLRLIDSAVDQYAIETNRSSGFSVNTVDWTNYLKKDTNLYLTGKDILGNSFGQQGVDSLPKVPTSSYNALSDVADATFWSPYN, encoded by the coding sequence ATGAAAACCAAATTTGGTTCGCGCCAGTCCGCCTTCACTCTCGTCGAAATCATGATCGTCGTGGCGATCATCGCCTTGCTCGCCGCTATCGCGGTTCCAGGATTCCTCCGCGCCCGGAAGCGCTCCCAAGCCAGCCGCATCATCAATGATCTGCGCCTGATCGACTCCGCAGTCGACCAGTATGCCATCGAAACGAACCGCTCGAGTGGGTTTTCCGTTAACACCGTCGATTGGACCAATTATCTCAAAAAAGACACCAACCTTTATCTGACCGGCAAAGATATTCTCGGCAACAGCTTCGGTCAGCAGGGAGTCGATTCTCTCCCGAAAGTGCCGACGTCCAGCTACAATGCTCTTTCGGACGTCGCAGACGCGACTTTCTGGTCGCCTTACAACTAA
- a CDS encoding type II secretion system protein, with protein sequence MKRQLDSKPTAFTLAEIMIVVAIIALLAVIAVPGFLRARKRTQASRVLNDLRMIDSAVHQYAIETNRSGGFAVGTADWTNYLKVGTNLYLTGKDILGNTFGEQGVDSIPKVPTASFNALSDVADAGFWSPYN encoded by the coding sequence ATGAAACGCCAGCTCGATTCCAAGCCGACTGCCTTCACGCTCGCCGAAATCATGATCGTGGTCGCTATCATCGCCTTGCTCGCGGTCATTGCGGTCCCTGGTTTTCTTCGCGCGCGCAAGCGAACGCAAGCGAGCCGCGTTCTCAACGATCTGCGCATGATTGATTCCGCGGTCCATCAGTATGCCATCGAGACCAACCGATCCGGCGGGTTTGCGGTTGGAACCGCCGATTGGACGAACTATCTGAAAGTCGGAACGAACCTCTATCTGACCGGCAAGGACATTCTAGGGAACACCTTCGGTGAGCAGGGCGTCGACTCCATCCCGAAAGTCCCGACCGCCAGCTTCAACGCCCTCTCGGACGTGGCGGACGCCGGCTTTTGGTCGCCTTACAACTAA